From Coccinella septempunctata chromosome 4, icCocSept1.1, whole genome shotgun sequence, a single genomic window includes:
- the LOC123311658 gene encoding uncharacterized protein LOC123311658 produces MYAKINPHERPRIPRLKGSLKILESVRRTNEIMEKIMPDNLNIKQVTDYVYAGAATVCEENNVRLIVTKSRIRENRAPPWKIRLEKKIESIRSKIGVLHTYLNSNSPSRKTTKKISCIASEHNVRGRDGPFKQKLVVIYDTLKQKAQALGNRVKRYNERVKRYKNNQLYYKNQKQFYRQLEETTTAEEDFPKPDEMRTTWEEIWSDKGEHDDGASWIREAEEESKNYVMDQVTITEDDVRATLKKTCNWSAPGPDGLHNYWWKHFSSTHKKIAKLFQQALVNPSQLPNTLTLGITHMIPKGPKNNNPKDYRPITCLPVVYKILTGVITQKIWKHVGKNKILAREQNGCLKDAKGSKELLPIDGMD; encoded by the coding sequence ATGTATGCCAAGATCAATCCTCACGAGAGGCCAAGAATACCAAGACTCAAAGGATCACTGAAGATATTGGAAAGTGTTAGAAGGACAAatgaaataatggaaaaaatcatGCCAGACAATCTCAACATCAAACAAGTCACTGACTATGTTTATGCCGGGGCTGCAACTGTGTGCGAAGAAAATAACGTGAGGCTAATTGTTACCAAAAGCCGAATACGAGAGAACAGAGCACCACCATGGAAGATCcgcctggaaaaaaaaatagagagTATACGATCAAAAATAGGAGTACTACATACTTACCTGAACTCCAACTCGCCATCCAGAAAAACAACTAAAAAGATCTCATGCATAGCATCAGAACACAATGTAAGAGGTAGAGATGGACCCTTCAAGCAAAAACTTGTGGTAATATATGACACCCTGAAACAGAAAGCACAAGCATTAGGGAATAGGGTGAAACGATATAATGAAAGGGTAAAAAGGTACAAGAATAACCAGTTGTACTATAAAAACCAAAAACAGTTCTACCGACAACTAGAGGAAACAACTACAGCTGAAGAGGATTTCCCAAAACCCGATGAAATGCGCACAACATGGGAAGAAATCTGGAGCGACAAGGGAGAGCATGATGATGGGGCGTCTTGGATACGGGAAGCAGAGGaggaatcaaaaaattatgtcatgGATCAGGTTACCATCACTGAGGATGATGTTAGAGcaacattaaaaaaaacatgCAACTGGTCTGCGCCGGGACCCGATGGGCTCCATAATTACTGGTGGAAGCACTTCAGCTCCACACATAAAAAAATAGCAAAGTTATTTCAGCAGGCCTTGGTGAATCCATCTCAATTACCGAACACCCTAACACTTGGCATAACTCACATGATTCCGAAGGGGCCGAAAAACAATAATCCCAAAGATTATAGGCCAATTACCTGCTTACCTGTCGTATATAAAATCCTGACAGGAGTGATAACCCAAAAAATCTGGAAACATgttggaaaaaacaaaattctagcACGTGAACAGAATGGATGCCTAAAAGATGCAAAGGGTAGCAAGGAGTTGCTACCTATCGATGGCATGGATTGA